Proteins co-encoded in one Salvia splendens isolate huo1 chromosome 4, SspV2, whole genome shotgun sequence genomic window:
- the LOC121801350 gene encoding rRNA 2'-O-methyltransferase fibrillarin 2-like isoform X2, with protein sequence MVATTPTRGRGGFRGGRGDGGGRSGGRGGFGRSGGRGGGDFGGRSSGMKRGGGRGGGRGAGGRGGRGGRGGRGGPGMKGGSKVVVEPHRHDGVFIAKGKEDALCTKNLVPGEAVYNEKRVSVQNEDGTKVEYRVWNPFRSKLAAAILGGVDNIWIKPGARVLYLGAASGTTVSHVSDLVGPEGVVYAVEFSHRSGRDLVNMAKKRTNVIPIIEDARHPAKYRMLVGMVDVIFSDVAQPDQARILALNASYFLKAGGHFVISIKANCIDSTVPAEAVFAQEVKKLQAEQFKPAEQVTLEPFERDHACVVGAYRLPKKQKAGA encoded by the exons ATGGTTGCAACAACACCAACCCGAG GACGCGGAGGCTTTAGGGGCGGCCGTGGAGATGGCGGCGGCAGAAGCGGTGGACGAGGTGGATTTGGGAGAAGCGGAggtagaggcggcggcgacttCGGCGGTAGAAGTAGCGGAATGAAGCGAGGTGGTGGCAGGGGCGGCGGCAGAGGCGCCGGAGGTAGGGGTGGACGAGGCGGCAGAGGTGGAAGAGGAGGACCTGGAATGAAAGGAGGAAGCAAGGTCGTGGTTGAGCCACACAGACACGACGGTGTTTTTATTGCTAAGGGGAAAGAAGATGCTCTCTGCACGAAAAATTTGGTACCTGGTGAAGCCGTATACAACGAGAAGAGGGTTTCCGTTCAG AACGAAGATGGAACCAAGGTTGAATACAGAGTATGGAATCCCTTCCGTTCGAAGTTGGCTGCTGCAATTCTCGGTGGAGTCGACAACATTTGGATT AAACCTGGTGCACGTGTTCTTTACCTTGGCGCTGCTTCCGGAACAACTGTCTCTCATGTTTCTGACCTTGTTGGCCCT GAGGGTGTTGTTTATGCTGTTGAGTTTTCTCACAGAAGTGGTAGAGATTTAGTTAACATGGCTAAGAAACGAACCAACGTTATCCCTATCATTGAGGATGCAAGGCATCCAGCTAAGTATAGAATGCTTGTTGGCATGGTTGATGTTATTTTCTCTGATGTTGCTCAGCCTGACCAG GCTAGAATTTTGGCCCTAAATGCATCCTATTTTCTAAAAGCTGGAGGCCATTTTGTCATATCAATCAAG GCTAACTGCATAGATTCGACAGTCCCTGCTGAGGCTGTCTTTGCCCAAGAAGTAAAGAAATTGCAGGCTGAACAATTCAAACCTGCTGAACAAGTTACTCTTGAACCATTTGAACGAGATCATGCTTGTGTGGTTGGAGCTTATCGCCTACCAAAGAAACAGAAGGCTGGAGCTTGA
- the LOC121801350 gene encoding rRNA 2'-O-methyltransferase fibrillarin 2-like isoform X1 codes for MVATTPTRGGRGGFRGGRGDGGGRSGGRGGFGRSGGRGGGDFGGRSSGMKRGGGRGGGRGAGGRGGRGGRGGRGGPGMKGGSKVVVEPHRHDGVFIAKGKEDALCTKNLVPGEAVYNEKRVSVQNEDGTKVEYRVWNPFRSKLAAAILGGVDNIWIKPGARVLYLGAASGTTVSHVSDLVGPEGVVYAVEFSHRSGRDLVNMAKKRTNVIPIIEDARHPAKYRMLVGMVDVIFSDVAQPDQARILALNASYFLKAGGHFVISIKANCIDSTVPAEAVFAQEVKKLQAEQFKPAEQVTLEPFERDHACVVGAYRLPKKQKAGA; via the exons ATGGTTGCAACAACACCAACCCGAGGTG GACGCGGAGGCTTTAGGGGCGGCCGTGGAGATGGCGGCGGCAGAAGCGGTGGACGAGGTGGATTTGGGAGAAGCGGAggtagaggcggcggcgacttCGGCGGTAGAAGTAGCGGAATGAAGCGAGGTGGTGGCAGGGGCGGCGGCAGAGGCGCCGGAGGTAGGGGTGGACGAGGCGGCAGAGGTGGAAGAGGAGGACCTGGAATGAAAGGAGGAAGCAAGGTCGTGGTTGAGCCACACAGACACGACGGTGTTTTTATTGCTAAGGGGAAAGAAGATGCTCTCTGCACGAAAAATTTGGTACCTGGTGAAGCCGTATACAACGAGAAGAGGGTTTCCGTTCAG AACGAAGATGGAACCAAGGTTGAATACAGAGTATGGAATCCCTTCCGTTCGAAGTTGGCTGCTGCAATTCTCGGTGGAGTCGACAACATTTGGATT AAACCTGGTGCACGTGTTCTTTACCTTGGCGCTGCTTCCGGAACAACTGTCTCTCATGTTTCTGACCTTGTTGGCCCT GAGGGTGTTGTTTATGCTGTTGAGTTTTCTCACAGAAGTGGTAGAGATTTAGTTAACATGGCTAAGAAACGAACCAACGTTATCCCTATCATTGAGGATGCAAGGCATCCAGCTAAGTATAGAATGCTTGTTGGCATGGTTGATGTTATTTTCTCTGATGTTGCTCAGCCTGACCAG GCTAGAATTTTGGCCCTAAATGCATCCTATTTTCTAAAAGCTGGAGGCCATTTTGTCATATCAATCAAG GCTAACTGCATAGATTCGACAGTCCCTGCTGAGGCTGTCTTTGCCCAAGAAGTAAAGAAATTGCAGGCTGAACAATTCAAACCTGCTGAACAAGTTACTCTTGAACCATTTGAACGAGATCATGCTTGTGTGGTTGGAGCTTATCGCCTACCAAAGAAACAGAAGGCTGGAGCTTGA